A window of Variovorax paradoxus EPS genomic DNA:
ATGCGGTGCCATTCCGGCGCAGCGTTGGCAAGGGTCACGAGAAATGCGCGCTCCTCGGCATCAAGTTCCTTGTGGAGCGTGGCAATCATCTGGTCTCGCGCTGCGAGCAGTGCATCCAGTTCGACAGGCTCGGTGGTCATGCCCTGGAAGTTGGCCTGAAATTCGGTGCTCACATCGCGCAGCCGTGGAAACAAGACCTCATGAATCGGCCTCTTGTGGCTTGCGAGGTAGACCACGAATGCGCGCCGGATGCCGCTCGTGATGCCTTCGTTCTCCAGCAACTGCATCACATCGAACAGATCCCGTGGGTGCTGCCGGTCCATGGCTGCGACGAGCTTGCCGCCATAAACATCGTCAAGCGACACCACCGGGATATCCAACTCCGCCTGGAGTACTTCCTGGGCTCTGGGTGCGAGCCCCATCACCGAGACGGGCTTCACGGTCCCTCGCATCACGTAGTTGACTTCCACTTTGACCTCAGCGTCGTCGCGTTTCACGAAGAGCTTGGTTTCGTCAGCAGCCGGCACGCCGGAGAGATGCGTCCGGAATCCCTTGGCCTTGAGTGCATCGGCAGCCTTGCCAAGCGAATCCTTGATCTTCCTGAGCGCCGCATCGCGCGACAGCGTGTGATCCGGCAACACAAGATCCAGATCGACCGACAGCCGCGGCATGTCTCGCACGAAGAGGTTGATGGCGGTGCCGCCCTTGAGCGCAAAGGTTTCGTCGGCGAAGACGAACGGCGCAACCTGGGTCAGCAGGCGCGCTGTCTTGAGATAGAGGTCGTTCACGATTTGAGGATCAGCAGTCCGTCGTTGGTTCTGGAGACCCATGGCCGACTGCCGCCGGTGGGCAGGCTCGCCGGGTCCAGCTTCTTCGCCCATGGCAAGGACAATTCGCGGCCGAGGCGAAGGCATAGGCGAACCGTTTTCACGTTGGTGCAATCGCGCAGAAGTTCGCCGAGCACGGAGGATCGCAAGCTGTACGTGCCCTCTGCCAATTCGCGCGCCTCCGACAACGGCTGGCGCGTGCCGACCTCACTCAGCATCTCCAGAAATGCGCGCTCCGGGGCCGAGACATTCGGCCCGTTGGCACGGCCTTCGAACGGGCGTGCGTACTGCATGCCCGACGTGTCGCTGCGAAAGAGTTGCTTGCGGTGGTACTCCGCGGGAAAGACCTCGGTGAACCACTCCGGCAGCCTGGCCGATTTGAGGCCATAGAGGTGCAGCCTTGGCGCCTGCGAGACGTAGTGGCGTATGCCATGCCAGTCCAGCGCGGACTTGCCGCCCACGTGGAGCCCCGGTATCTGGCGTTGGAGCAGCAGCAAGCTGGGGTCTCGCTGCAAGGGAGCGTCAGGACGGCAATACACGCCGCGCGCCAGACGCCGGAGCCACCCCGCCCGCACGTAGTGAACGGCCAGGTCGGCGGAGATGCCCTCCAGCGCCAGGTCTTCGCTGGTGACAGGTGTTCCGCCCGGCACTTGAGCCATCAGCGAATTTATTTTTGATCGACTTGTCGTAGTCACACTACGATTATTCAGATAATTTCAAATCGCCGCAAGATTTTGATTTGATCGACTTGTCGTAGTCTCACTACGACAAGTCGAATAAAACGAAATCACACAACGCCCCCGCGCTACCCGGCATTGATGCCGCGCCATCTGTGCGCGCCTTACGTTGCTGCGAGTTTCAGCGGTTTTTCGCGCCGGTATGATCCAACGCCTCCCGTCATGCCGCTTCGCCCCCTCCCGCTTCAACGCCTCCTCCGTCTCCTGCTGCTGGCCGTGTTCTTCAACGCGGCCATCGGCATGCCTTTGCACGAGGCCGGCCATATGCGGGAGGCCGTCGAGAGCATGGCGCAGGCAGCCGGCCTCGACACCATCGCAGACGACGCAGCATCGGAAGCGGACGCCCCGGCGCATGGCGACCAGGAAAACCACAGGGTCTGCGAATGCTGCCTGGCCCATGTGCACTTTGCGGCGGCGCCCGCGCGGTTGCCAGCCGCGCTCGAGGTGGTGCAGACCACCGCACTGCCGCGCGCCCCGCCCGGCATGGCCTTCGAGCCCTTTGCGGGCCGCTGGCCCTTCGCTTCGCGCGCGCCTCCGAACGCATCGACCTGACATTCCGCCGCCCTTGACCTGAAGGGCAGCGGCTCGTTTGTTTTTTGCGCGGCGCCCGGCTCTTCGAATGCACGGCGGCGGCGTGCAGTCGATTGCCATTCATGACTTCCTTTGATCTCGCACGCGCGAACAGCCGCGTCTTTCTGTTTCGCCGTCTCCCGCTCGCGCTGGCGGCCTCGGCGCTTTTTTCCGGACAGGCCATGGCCCAGTCAGCAGATGCACCTCCTGCACCCGCTGCATTACCTGCACCTTCCGCAGCCGCACAAGGGCAACTCACCACCGTCGAAGTCGTCGGCCGCACCGAATCGGGCGCTTATCACGCGGACGAAGCGGCCGGCGCCAAGAGCGACCTGCCGCTGCGCGAGCTGCCGCAGTCCGTGCGCATCGTCACGCGGCAGGCCATCGACGACCTGGGCGCCACCAAGCTGGACGACGTGCTCGACTACGTGGGCGGCGTCTCGCGCCAGAACAACTTCGGCGGGCTCTGGGACAACATCGCCATCCGCGGGCTTCCGGGCAACGAGAACACCGGCATGGCGACGCTGTTCAACGGCTTCTCCTCGAACCGCGGCTTCAATGCGCCGCGCGATCTGGCCGGCGTGGAGCGCATCGAATTCCTCAAGGGCACGGCTGCCGCGCTCTACGGCAGCAGCGAACCCGGCGGCACGCTCAACATCGTGTCCAAGCGGCCCTTGTGGACATCGGCCAACGCCGTCGAGGTGTATGCCGGTAGCCAGGGCCTCAAGCGCGGTGCGCTCGACCTCACCGGGCCGATCGGCGGGAACTTCGCCTATCGCCTGAACGTGGCGGCCGAAGACCGCGACAGCTTTCGCGACCACGTGGGCGCCCGGCGCGAAGTGGTCGCGCCCGCCTTCACCTGGAAGCTGGGCCGCGACACGGTGCTGGAGTATTCGGGCGAGTACCTGCGCCATGCCACGCCGTTGGACCGGGGCGTGGTGGCAGTCAACAACCGGCTGGGCGCCGTGCCGCGCAGCCGGTTCTTCGGCGAGCCGGCGGACGGCGACGTGACGGTGAAGAACCAGACGCACCAGTTCATCCTGTCGCACGAATGGAATTCGACGTGGCGCAGCCGGGTGGGCCTGTCGTACCGTGAGACTTCGCTCGACGGTTTTTCCACCGAGCCGACGGCACTGCTGGCCAACGGCAACCTCACGCGGCAGCGGCGCTACCGCGACTACAGCTCCAAAGACATCGCACTGCAGGCCGAACTGCAGGGCAACGTGAAGACCGGCGGCATCGAACACGAACTGCTGTTCGGCGTGGAGAGCTTCCGCTTCGACATGGACACGCTGATGCTGCGCGCGAACCCCACCGCCGCACGGCCCTACGCCATCAACATATACAACCCGGTGTATGGCCAGCGCCAGCCGATACCCACCGCCAACACCGACACGCTGGAGCACCAGAAGAACACCGCGCTCTATGTGCAGGACGCGATCAGGCTGTCACCCGAATGGCGGCTGGTGGCGGGCGTGCGCGCGGACAACTACAGCCAGTCGCTCCTGAACCGCAGAAACGCCACCACCGCTCGCCAGGAGCCCTCGTCGACCTCGCCGCGCATCGGCTTGAGCTGGCTGCCGACGCCGCAATGGACCGTGTATGCCAACGCAGGCCGCTCGTTCAGGCCGAACACCGGCTCGGACGTTTCTGCCAACGGCTTCGCGCCCGAGACCGGCCGCTCGCTGGAGCTGGGCACCAAGTGGGAGAGCGCCGACCAGCGCATGGGCGCCACCGCCGCGCTGTTCGACATCCGCAAGCGCAACGTGCTCACCTCCGACCCCGCCAACGCGGGCTACTCGGTGGCGGCTGGAGAAATACGCAGCCGCGGCCTGGAGTTCGACTTCTCGGGCCAGATCTCGAAGCACTGGCGCCTCACCGCCAGCCTGGTGCTCAACGACGTGGAGATCACGCAGGACAACACCCTGGAGGCGGGCGGGCGCCTTCTCAACGTGCCGCGCGTCAACGGCAGCGTGCTCGCGGTGTACGAAGACGGCCTGGCCAACGGCCAGCGCTACGGCATCGGCGGCGGGGTCACGCACGTGGGCAGGCGGCTGGGCGAAGCGCGCACGCAGGCCGAGGCCAAGGCGGGCAAGCCCGCGTTCGACCTGCCGGCCTACACCACCGCCAAGCTGGTCGCGTACTGGCGAATCAACCCCACGCTGCGCCTGACGCTGGACGTCGACAACCTGTTCGACAAGACCTACTACGCGAGCTCGTACAGCCGCGTGTGGGTCACGCCCGGCACACCGCGCACCGTCACCCTCGGCCTGCAGGCCAAGTTCTGAGATGAAACTTACCCCCAGTCTTCGCGCACTTCGTGTCGCTTCGCCAACCCCCTTTCAGGGGGCGACACCAGCGGCCCGGCAAAGCCGGTTCCGCGGTGTCTCCCGACTGGATCGCGGCAGTTTCATGCATCGCGAGTCACGCGATAGCGTGGTGGAAAACTGAGATGACAATGCCGCCCGACTTCACGCGCCGCCGCGCGCTCCAGTTCCTTGCCGTCGGCCCCGCCGCCGCCGCAACGACTCCCCTACTGGCGCAGCCGTCCGCGACGCGCGCGCCGCTGCAGATCGTCGGACCCTGGGAGATTGCGGGCTTGTCCCCCGCCAGCAGCGGCCACGTGTTCACGCGCATGCAGATCACCGAAACGCTGATGAACGCGAGCGACGACGGCTTGCCGCTGCCGGGCCTGGCCGAGCGCTGGCGCGTGTCGGGCGACGGCCTGGCGTGGCACTTCACGCTGCGCGCGGCCGCGCGTTTTCATGACGGTGCGGCCGTCACGGCCGCCGCCGTCGTGCGCTGCCTGCAGGCCGCGCGCGTGGCGCCTGCGCTGCTGAGCCAGGCGCCGATCCGCTCGGTGGAAACGGAGGGTGTGGGCATGGTCGTGATCCGGCTGACGCAGCCCTACGGCGCACTGCCGGCACTGCTCGCGCACAGCAGCACGATGCTGCTCGCGCCCGCGAGCTACGCGGCCGACGGCGCCGTGCGAAGCATCGTCGGCAGCGGACCCTATCGCGTGGTGTCGATGGCACCACCGCAGCATGTGGAGGCCGCGGTCTTCGACGGCTACGACGGCCCCCGTCCCGCCATCGAGCGCGTGCGGTATCTGGCGGCCGGCCGCTCCGAAACCCGCGCGCTCATGGCCGAAGGCGGGCAGGCTGACCTGGCCTACGGCCTCGATCCGGCGAGCCTGGTGCGGCTGCGCAAGCGCGGCCAGGTGCGCGTGGACACCGTCACGCTGCCGCGCACCGTGATCCTCAAGGTCAACGCCGGGTTGCCCGCCTTGAACGATGTGCGAGTGCGGCAGGCGCTGAGCCTCGCGATCGACCGGGCCGGCATCGCCAAGGCGCTGCTGCGCGACCCCGAACTTGCGGCCACGCAGCTCTTTCCGCCCACGATGGCGGCTTGGCACAACAACGCACTGCCGGCGTTGAAGCAAGACCCCGACGCCGCTGCGAGGCTGCTGGCCGAAGCCGGCTGGCGACGTGCGCCCGACGGTCTGCGCGACGCATCCGGCCAGCCGCTTCGCCTGTCGCTGCGCACCTTTCCCGACCGGCCCGAGCTGCCGCTCATCGCCTCGGCGCTGCAGGAGCAATGGCGGCAGGCGGGCATCGCGGTGCAGGTGAGCATCGGCAACTCGGGCGACATTCCGCTGGGCCACCGTGACGGCAGCCTGCAGCTCGGCTTGGCCGCGCGCAACTACGCCACCGTGCCCGACCCCACCGGCACGCTGATGCAGGACTTCGGCACCTCGGGCGGCGACTGGGGCGCCATGGGCTGGCGCAGCGATGCGGTCGCTCGCGCACTGGCCGAACTGTCGCGCGGCACTTCGTCGGCAGAACGCGCGGCTGCGTTGCGAACGCAGGTCACGGCGGTGCTCCATGCCGAGCTGCCGGTCATTCCCATCACCTGGTATCGCCAGCAGGTGGCCGTGGGCCGGCGCCTGGAGGGCGTGAGCCTCGACCCGCTGGAAAGGTCCTACCGGCTCACCGCCATGAGGTGGCGCGCATGAACAAGACCATCGAACCCATCAAGACCATGACCCCTGACATCACCCGCACACACACCGCGTGGACCGCGATGCTGCTGCGCCGCGCCATCCAGATCTTCGCGCTCGGCCTCCTGGTGGGCACCGTGTGCTTCTTCATGGCCCGCTCGCTCCCGGGCGACATGGCCACCCGCATCGCCGCGGGGCGCTACGGCTACGACCTCGTGAGCAACGCGGCGGCCGATGCCGTGCGCCTCGAACTCGGGCTCGATCGGCCCCTGTGGCTCGCGCTGCTGCACTGGTGGGGAGACATCGCGCGGCTCGATCTCGGCACCTCGCTGGTCAGCGGCCATGCCGTGTGGCGCGAAGTGGCGCATCAGCTCGCAGCGACCATCGAACTCGCGGTGGCTTCGGTGTTCGTCGCGGCCGTCGTCGGCTTGCCGCTCGGCATCTGGTCGGGCCTGCATGCAGGCGGATGGGTCGACCGCTTCACGCTGGCGCTGGCCGTGGTGCTGCGCGCGCTGCCGCCCTTTCTGCTCGCCGTGCTGCTGATGGTGGTGGTGGCGGTGCAGCTCGGCGCCGTGCCGGTCGCGGGCGACGACCACGGCGGCAGCCTGCTGCTGCCCGCGTTGACGCTCGGCCTCGGGCTGGCCGCGGGGCTGGCGCGCGTGGCTCGCTCCGCCATGGGCGAGGCGGCCGCTTCGGCGTCTTTCGAATTCGCCCGCACCAAGGGCCTGTCGGACAGGCAGGCGCTCGTGCGCCACGGCCTGCGCCAGGCGGCCACGCCGGTGGTCGCCTACCTCGGCGTGCATGCGGTGTTCCTGGTCGAAGGCGCGGTCGTCGTCGAGGCCCTCTTCGCCTGGCCCGGCATCGGCCATGCACTGGTGCATGCGGTGTTCGGGCGCGACGTGCCGATGATCCAGGGCGCAGCCCTGTGCATGGGCCTGCTGTTCGTGGTGTTCAACCTGCTGGTGGATGCGGCCTGCCTCGCGCTCGATCCGCGCCGGCGGATGGGAGCGGTGGCATGAACGGCAGCGTCATCGATATGCCCGCACTCGACCTCGCCGGCCATGGCGCGCGCCGCACGGCCATCCGCCGCCGCGCGGGTCTCGTAATCCTCGCGCTGGTCTCGGCGTTCTCCTTGTTCGGACCGTCTCTGATCGGCATCGACCCCGCCCGCCAGACGCTCGCCAACACCCTGCTGCCACCCGGCGCCGCCCACTGGCTGGGCACCGACGTGCTCGGCCGCAGCGTGCTCGCGCGCCTCGCGCACGCGGCCCGGCTCTCGCTGGGCCTGGCCTTGCTCGCGGCCTTGACCGCGGCCGTCCCCGGCGTGCTGCTCGGCGTGGCCGCGAGCTGGCGTGGCGGGCGCATCGAACGCGCGCTGGTCATGCTGGCCGATGCCGTGCTCTCGGTGCCGGGCCTGCTGCTGGTGCTGCTGTTCGCCGCGCTGGCGCCGGGGCAACACTGGGCGCTGTACATCGGCCTGTCGCTGTCGCTGTGGGTCGAGTACTTCCGCGTGTGCCGCGCCGCCAGCCGGCAGGTGCTCGCGAGCGATGCGGTGCAGGCCTCGCGCCTGCTCGGCTTCGGTACGGGCTACGTGCTGCGCAGGCACTTGCTGCCGGCCCTCGCGCCCGTGCTGGGAACCTTGCTCGCCTTCAGTGCCGCGCAAGCGGTGCTGGCACTGGCCGCGCTCGGCTTCATCGGCGTGGGGCTGCAGCCGCCCACGCCCGAACTGGGATTGATGATGACGGAGTTTCTTCCCCACTACGAAGAGGCGCCCTGGCTCATTGCCGCGCCCGTCGCGCTGCTGATGGCGGTGGTGCTCGGCATGATGCTCGTGGCCGGCGATGGAGAAACGACATGACCGCTTCCGTTCTGCTAGCAGCCGACAACCTCGGCGTTCACGTCGGCACCCGGGCCTTGCTGCGCGACGTGTCCTTCAGCCTGCGCGCCGGCGAAGTGCTGACCCTGCTCGGAGAAAGCGGCGCCGGCAAATCGCTGCTCGCGCAAGCCGTGATGGGCAACCTGCCCGCCGCGTTGCGCGCCAGCGGCAGCGTCACGCTCGACGGTGCGACGAGCCGCGCCGACGACGCCCGCGCGCGACGGCCGCGCTGGGGGCGCACGGTCACGCTGCTGCCCCAGGAGCCGAGCCTCGCGCTCGACCCGCTGATGCGCATCGCGCCGCAGCTCTCAGAAACGCACGAACTGGTGCGCGGTGCCGCGTTCGACCAGGCAGAAGCCGCTGCATTGCACGACCTCGAAGCCGAAGGCCTCGCGGCATCCGCGCGGCAGTACCCGTGGCAGCTTTCCGGCGGCATGGCGCAGCGCGCCGCCGCCGCCGTGGCCTGCGCGGGCGGCGCGCGCATCCTGCTGGCGGACGAACCCACCAAGGGCCTCGATGCGCACTGGCGCGACCACACCGTGGCGATGCTGCAAGGCGTGCAGCGCCGCGGCGGCTGCGTCGTCGTCATCACGCACGACCTGCGCGTGGCCGAGGCGCTGGGCGGACAACTCATCGTGCTGTGCGCCGGCCAGGTCGTTGAGCGCGGCGATGCCCGCACCGTGCTGGCCGACCCGCAGCATGCGTTCACGCGGCGGCTCGTCGCGGCCGACCCCGCGCGCTGGCCCCGACGTGCAGCAGCCCCGGCTTCGGCGGGCGCGCCGGTGCTCAGCGCGCAGGGTTTGTCCAAGCGCTTCGGCGGCAAGCCGCTGTTCGACGGAGTCGATCTGCAGATTCGCGCAGGCGACCGCTTCGTGGTGCAGGGCCCGAGCGGCACCGGCAAGAGCACGCTCGGCAATGTGCTGCTCGGCCTCATGCCGGCCGACCGCGGTGTGGTGCGGCGCGCGGAAGGCCTGCACGCCACCGCCTTCCAGAAGCTCTACCAGGACCCCGTCGCTTCTTTCGCGCCGCACGTCACCCTGGGGCAGTCGCTGCGCGACGTCGCGGCAAGGCATCGCTGCGCATGGCCCGCCGTGCTGCAACACCTCAGCCGCATGGGCGTGCCGCACGACCTGCTCGCACGCCGACCCTCGCAGGTGTCCGGCGGCGAACTGCAGCGTGTCGCGCTCGCGCGGGTGCTCACGGTGCAGCCCGCGCTGGTGTTCGCCGACGAGCCGACATCGAGGCTCGACCCGGTCTCCCAGCAGGAAGCCATGGCCGTTTTGCTCGATGCGCTCGACGAACGCGGCGCGGCGCTGATGCTGGTGACGCACGACGACGACATTGCGGATGCGGTCGCGACGCAGCGCTGGAGGCTTGCCGCGGGTTGAGTTCGCGGCGTGCTGGGCAAGCGTGTGGGTTGCCGGCACCGTGGCCACGCTGCTGCTGCTGGCCGCGCATGGGGTCTCGCGCTTGCTGGGCGGCAATGGTCGCCCAGCGCATGCGGTGCCCACGTGGATCATTCCGAGCGTCGCCGGGCTGGACATTCCGGTCACCGGCAGCCACATGCCCATGGTCTGGGCCGGCGAGGTGCTGCTGCTGTCGGCGGCCGTGGGTTCGGTGCTGGCGCTCGTGCTGTTCACGATGATCGTCACGCGATTGATCCAGCACGAACCGCTTGCCCCCGCGATGAGCCCTCGCTGCTGATCCTTGTCGCGCCGTTTGAGGTGGGTTTCGCGGCGTACGTGAACCTCACGGGGCGGGTGGATCTGTCTGCGGGGCCGCTGTTTTACTTCGGGGTGTTTTTACTTGTGGTGCTGGGGCCGAAGGTGTTCAAGCGGAGCGTGCCGGTCGACGGTTCGGACGGTGCAGGTGTTTTTGATGGGCGATTACTGGGCAATTAGTCTTAAAACAGACCTCCCTCGCTGCACCAAGGCGACCGATCGCATACCTGAAACAGCGCCGAGGTCTATTTAGTCCACAATCAAGTGCTTGAATTCATGGATAGACCTGCGTCAAGTTGTTGTACTTGAGTTTGAGATTTGAAAACTCCTCCGTAGATGCGACCGTAATGTCTGGCTGACCAAATTGCTTTTGCACTTCTGAAAACAATAGGGATTCAAAATTTTTTACGGCTGCGATATTTGCCACTCCCTCATAAACGATAAGCAAATCAACATCCCTATATACTCTTCTTCGAAGAAAAGAGCCGAAGGCGTAAACACAGATTCTCGCCGGCGGTTGGATATTTTTTAAAATCCTTTTCAATCCAACACTTCTAGCCTCGGAATCGGCTCGGAGAAGAAAATTTAAATAATTCTCTCCATTATGACGGATTGCGCCCATAAACTCCCCAAGCATAAACAATCCAATACCTTTTTCTATGCAGCAAGTTTTCGCAGATTCGGAATATTGACCAGCCGGACTAGAACAAATAATAGCATTAATCGCCGGATCAACCTCCAGCACCCTATCCAATGTATAGTCAGTAAAGTAGTAGGTATTGGTGACAAATACTTTTAAAGCATTTCCATCCTTCAAGTCAACAAGCATCGTCCCTCGATTCAATTCTTGCAGCCTCGCAATGCGATCGTGATTTGAGAGGAAACGCTCGATAAAAGTATTTACTTGATTGAAACGATACTCCAACTCCTCCCGCGCAACAATCTGCGGTGGCTCAGAAGGAATATTCAGTTTTGTCTTCACCAAATAGTCAAAACTTCTCGGAAAAAGCTTATAGTCGTTGATCTTATTATTTGACAGGCAATTATCTTGAAATGCATCCACATGCATTTTATACAAGAGCATTTGAGAGTAAATATCCCAAGGATAGGGAAAGTTTCTCTTGTTTTTTTCAATGATCTGAATGATCCGTTGATTATTAGGAAGAATAGTATTAAGGCATCGGCTTCGCCAAACTCGGAGACCATCGCCTCCCATTCCACTCAATACATTTTCAGAATAAGGGCCATACTCTCGGAAAATGGCCGCGTTTTCATCCAGCAAATCATTAATGTCTTTAAGTAACGTGTTTTCGTCTCGAATACTTGGTATCTCGAATAGTCCGGCTATTTTATTGGCATGAGAAAATTTCCAAGAAATTATTTCCTCAACACTGAATTTCTGCTCAAGCTCGTCGATAACCTTGTGACATCCAAGGCATAGCATCACCAAATTTTCGACCCCATCCTTATTGATGTGCTCCGCGAGCTCATGATCGCTTCGTGGCCCTGAGGAGCCGTGCCCAATAATGTGAGCGACATTAGCTAAACTAACCATGTCCTCATCAATTAAGCGAAATAAATACTCATTGCATTCTGGGTTTTGACAAAACCCTCCGCATTGAGCCCATAGCAGACGAGCGGTGTTTAAGGGGATTGATTTTCTAATCATCTTGCTAATTTACTTGAATTCTTCCATGTCGATAGGCAGACTGCCTCATTGGATGCTGCGCGTCAAGTAGCATTGATGGCTTCTCAGCAACACCGAAGTACTTGTTCGAAGATTCCGTTTAAGTCGCTTCTCTGATAAACGTACCCAAGCGTGTGCATTCGGGTTAGCCTTGGGATGCCAGCAAAAAGCACCTCAGAGCTTCGAGCCAACACTGAGCGAAATAGCCCTTGGGCGCAAAGTAAATCAAAAAATAACCTATAGAGTTAACAATGGTAATTAGAGACTACGCCGAGTGTCTTTCATGTGGGACGCAATTTATATTGCGCGTTGGAATAGGCATCGAATCCGTATGCACCCATACCTTCGATTGCCCCTCTTGTCATTCTCCCATATCAATACAAGCCAAAACTGGCGAGCCGCCTCAAGCTTGGATCGAGTTAATCGAGAATGCCAAAAAAACTAAAGAAGACCCACAAATCGATATATATATAAATTTACATCCCTCAATAGCTTCAAGGCCCGACGAGTATCACTCTCGAATGGCATTTGTGTCCATGACATACGTGAAATTAGTTTGGCCCCATCTTCGCGCGCCCGCAAGTCAACGCTCGCAAGACGCAGCAACTGAGTTTGAGGTTCCATACACCCGAGAACTCTGGCCACTCATTAATAGCATCCTCACGCTCGCAGCCAAGGGAGATCCTGCTGGGATTCTCGACCCACAGATCGGTCGTTACGTCAAGCGTCGCCAAGAATTCTCGCCGAATTTTGGTTGCAAAACGGCTTTCAAAGCCGTCGCTTCATTTTTTGACGACATATTCCATCCCGCTATTGGAAGATTGCGCCATCCGCTAAGATATTTTGCGCAAGCACAAATCCAAATATACAGCGCAGAGATGAAACGGTTTGGAGATTTTTATCGCAATGAGATAGAACAGCCTAATATTGAAAGATATTTGGCAACTCTTAACGACTACTTTAAGCATTTCGATCAATTCCGGCAAATGCTTGTGCATGCTAGAGTTGGCGATAATGAAGTTGATGATTTCGTGGTTGGCTCAAAAAGCTTCAACGAAATAAAACTATACTACGGGCAAGCCTATGAAACGTTGACATCGAGCTATTTGACCTTGGCTTGCATAAACAATGTGGCGCAAGGCCGACCCTACGATGAATTTCAGTCCATGACGCTTTCTAAATACACAAAAGATCTAGAAAAATCAAAAAGATCGAATCCTTTTAAAGAAACCCCTGAACTTGCGGCTTTTATTCGCTTTGAAGACAGCTCATTGCGAAATGGATCGCATCATGCATCGATTTGGCGAGATGGGGAAATCGTCAAATATAAAAGTGGGGGCACAGGCGCCG
This region includes:
- a CDS encoding DUF2946 family protein, producing the protein MPLRPLPLQRLLRLLLLAVFFNAAIGMPLHEAGHMREAVESMAQAAGLDTIADDAASEADAPAHGDQENHRVCECCLAHVHFAAAPARLPAALEVVQTTALPRAPPGMAFEPFAGRWPFASRAPPNAST
- a CDS encoding TonB-dependent siderophore receptor — encoded protein: MTSFDLARANSRVFLFRRLPLALAASALFSGQAMAQSADAPPAPAALPAPSAAAQGQLTTVEVVGRTESGAYHADEAAGAKSDLPLRELPQSVRIVTRQAIDDLGATKLDDVLDYVGGVSRQNNFGGLWDNIAIRGLPGNENTGMATLFNGFSSNRGFNAPRDLAGVERIEFLKGTAAALYGSSEPGGTLNIVSKRPLWTSANAVEVYAGSQGLKRGALDLTGPIGGNFAYRLNVAAEDRDSFRDHVGARREVVAPAFTWKLGRDTVLEYSGEYLRHATPLDRGVVAVNNRLGAVPRSRFFGEPADGDVTVKNQTHQFILSHEWNSTWRSRVGLSYRETSLDGFSTEPTALLANGNLTRQRRYRDYSSKDIALQAELQGNVKTGGIEHELLFGVESFRFDMDTLMLRANPTAARPYAINIYNPVYGQRQPIPTANTDTLEHQKNTALYVQDAIRLSPEWRLVAGVRADNYSQSLLNRRNATTARQEPSSTSPRIGLSWLPTPQWTVYANAGRSFRPNTGSDVSANGFAPETGRSLELGTKWESADQRMGATAALFDIRKRNVLTSDPANAGYSVAAGEIRSRGLEFDFSGQISKHWRLTASLVLNDVEITQDNTLEAGGRLLNVPRVNGSVLAVYEDGLANGQRYGIGGGVTHVGRRLGEARTQAEAKAGKPAFDLPAYTTAKLVAYWRINPTLRLTLDVDNLFDKTYYASSYSRVWVTPGTPRTVTLGLQAKF
- a CDS encoding nucleotidyl transferase AbiEii/AbiGii toxin family protein, which encodes MNDLYLKTARLLTQVAPFVFADETFALKGGTAINLFVRDMPRLSVDLDLVLPDHTLSRDAALRKIKDSLGKAADALKAKGFRTHLSGVPAADETKLFVKRDDAEVKVEVNYVMRGTVKPVSVMGLAPRAQEVLQAELDIPVVSLDDVYGGKLVAAMDRQHPRDLFDVMQLLENEGITSGIRRAFVVYLASHKRPIHEVLFPRLRDVSTEFQANFQGMTTEPVELDALLAARDQMIATLHKELDAEERAFLVTLANAAPEWHRMGIAHLGAMPAIQWKLQNLAKLKELNPAKFEEQSRELAEKISGLGEAR
- a CDS encoding type IV toxin-antitoxin system AbiEi family antitoxin domain-containing protein — translated: MTTTSRSKINSLMAQVPGGTPVTSEDLALEGISADLAVHYVRAGWLRRLARGVYCRPDAPLQRDPSLLLLQRQIPGLHVGGKSALDWHGIRHYVSQAPRLHLYGLKSARLPEWFTEVFPAEYHRKQLFRSDTSGMQYARPFEGRANGPNVSAPERAFLEMLSEVGTRQPLSEARELAEGTYSLRSSVLGELLRDCTNVKTVRLCLRLGRELSLPWAKKLDPASLPTGGSRPWVSRTNDGLLILKS
- a CDS encoding ABC transporter permease, producing the protein MNGSVIDMPALDLAGHGARRTAIRRRAGLVILALVSAFSLFGPSLIGIDPARQTLANTLLPPGAAHWLGTDVLGRSVLARLAHAARLSLGLALLAALTAAVPGVLLGVAASWRGGRIERALVMLADAVLSVPGLLLVLLFAALAPGQHWALYIGLSLSLWVEYFRVCRAASRQVLASDAVQASRLLGFGTGYVLRRHLLPALAPVLGTLLAFSAAQAVLALAALGFIGVGLQPPTPELGLMMTEFLPHYEEAPWLIAAPVALLMAVVLGMMLVAGDGETT
- a CDS encoding ABC transporter substrate-binding protein, with the protein product MTMPPDFTRRRALQFLAVGPAAAATTPLLAQPSATRAPLQIVGPWEIAGLSPASSGHVFTRMQITETLMNASDDGLPLPGLAERWRVSGDGLAWHFTLRAAARFHDGAAVTAAAVVRCLQAARVAPALLSQAPIRSVETEGVGMVVIRLTQPYGALPALLAHSSTMLLAPASYAADGAVRSIVGSGPYRVVSMAPPQHVEAAVFDGYDGPRPAIERVRYLAAGRSETRALMAEGGQADLAYGLDPASLVRLRKRGQVRVDTVTLPRTVILKVNAGLPALNDVRVRQALSLAIDRAGIAKALLRDPELAATQLFPPTMAAWHNNALPALKQDPDAAARLLAEAGWRRAPDGLRDASGQPLRLSLRTFPDRPELPLIASALQEQWRQAGIAVQVSIGNSGDIPLGHRDGSLQLGLAARNYATVPDPTGTLMQDFGTSGGDWGAMGWRSDAVARALAELSRGTSSAERAAALRTQVTAVLHAELPVIPITWYRQQVAVGRRLEGVSLDPLERSYRLTAMRWRA
- a CDS encoding ABC transporter permease, yielding MNKTIEPIKTMTPDITRTHTAWTAMLLRRAIQIFALGLLVGTVCFFMARSLPGDMATRIAAGRYGYDLVSNAAADAVRLELGLDRPLWLALLHWWGDIARLDLGTSLVSGHAVWREVAHQLAATIELAVASVFVAAVVGLPLGIWSGLHAGGWVDRFTLALAVVLRALPPFLLAVLLMVVVAVQLGAVPVAGDDHGGSLLLPALTLGLGLAAGLARVARSAMGEAAASASFEFARTKGLSDRQALVRHGLRQAATPVVAYLGVHAVFLVEGAVVVEALFAWPGIGHALVHAVFGRDVPMIQGAALCMGLLFVVFNLLVDAACLALDPRRRMGAVA